Proteins from a single region of Nakamurella deserti:
- a CDS encoding magnesium transporter MgtE N-terminal domain-containing protein, giving the protein MVANSKVFAAQLDGLPVYGPGGESIGKVRDLVAAVRVDKQAPRVLGIVVELPNRRPIFVPMLRVNSIEAHAVSLARGSVSLRRFEQRPTEVLLLAQLIGTKVTVATTQAGVVIVDAGLEQSRTRDWLVNRVAVRARTPFLGRRGNVTVVGWNDVRGVDFHSLTGTAQGTHQLLTSLETMRAADAAGVFRDLDDERRHEIADALNDEKLADVIEELSEDDQMDVLTHLDEARAADILEAMDPDDAADLLSELPKGVSERLLELMEPEESAPVKRLMQYSYDTAGGLMTPEPVIVSPDATIAEALARVRAPNLTPALASMVFVCRPPQATPTGRYLGCVHTQRLLRESPFDLVAGALDTDMARLAPQARIPEVTRFFAAYNLVCAPVVDDENHLLGAVSVDDLLDHLLPDNWRDDDTALDADVIGAHGG; this is encoded by the coding sequence GTGGTCGCCAACAGCAAGGTCTTCGCCGCCCAGCTCGACGGGCTGCCCGTGTACGGTCCGGGCGGCGAGTCGATCGGCAAGGTGCGCGACCTCGTCGCCGCCGTCCGGGTGGACAAACAGGCGCCCCGCGTACTGGGGATCGTCGTCGAGCTGCCCAACCGGCGGCCCATCTTCGTCCCCATGCTGCGGGTCAACAGCATCGAGGCGCACGCGGTGTCGCTGGCCCGCGGTTCGGTGTCGCTGCGCCGCTTCGAGCAGCGCCCGACCGAGGTGCTGCTGCTGGCCCAGTTGATCGGCACCAAGGTCACCGTGGCGACCACCCAGGCGGGTGTGGTCATCGTCGACGCCGGCCTGGAGCAGTCGCGCACGCGGGACTGGCTGGTCAACCGGGTGGCGGTGCGCGCGCGCACCCCGTTCCTCGGCCGCCGCGGCAACGTCACGGTCGTCGGCTGGAACGACGTCCGTGGCGTGGACTTCCACTCCCTGACCGGTACCGCGCAGGGCACCCACCAGTTGCTGACCAGCCTGGAGACCATGCGCGCCGCCGATGCCGCCGGTGTGTTCCGCGACCTGGACGACGAACGCCGCCACGAGATCGCCGACGCGCTCAACGACGAGAAGCTCGCCGACGTCATCGAGGAGCTGTCCGAGGACGACCAGATGGACGTGCTGACCCACCTCGACGAGGCCCGGGCCGCCGACATCCTGGAGGCGATGGACCCCGACGACGCCGCCGACCTGCTCAGCGAGCTGCCCAAGGGCGTCTCGGAGCGGCTGCTGGAGCTGATGGAGCCCGAGGAGTCCGCGCCGGTCAAGCGGCTCATGCAGTACTCCTACGACACCGCCGGCGGTCTGATGACCCCGGAGCCGGTGATCGTCAGCCCGGACGCCACCATCGCCGAGGCACTGGCCCGGGTCCGCGCCCCCAACCTGACGCCGGCGCTGGCCTCGATGGTGTTCGTCTGCCGGCCGCCCCAGGCCACCCCGACCGGACGCTACCTGGGCTGCGTGCACACCCAGCGGCTGCTGCGGGAGTCGCCGTTCGACCTGGTGGCGGGAGCGTTGGACACCGACATGGCCAGGCTCGCCCCGCAGGCCCGGATTCCCGAGGTGACGCGGTTCTTCGCCGCCTACAACCTGGTCTGCGCGCCGGTCGTGGACGACGAGAACCACCTGCTGGGAGCGGTCTCGGTCGACGACCTGCTCGACCATCTGCTGCCCGACAACTGGCGCGACGACGACACCGCGCTGGACGCCGACGTGATCGGGGCGCACGGTGGCTGA
- a CDS encoding ATP-grasp domain-containing protein produces the protein MTPRITLLTGADMPVPDDETVHLVAALDRAGVQARIAVWSDEEAITDPGDLVVVRTTWDYTFMPDRFLATLPRWGATLQNPFPVIERNVRKRYLLALADAGVPVVPTRLLTAGETLGAATGRIVLKPEIAAGADGIGLFDADDPAAAAHLQDLHRRGDVLLQPYLESVQDGERSLVYLGGEYSHAVRKVPADGDFRVQLEHGGTTIPYVPTPAERRLAEAALAEVGHDLLYARVDLVATPDGPLLMELELIEPDLFLGHADGAFDRFAAVLAAAAR, from the coding sequence GTGACCCCCCGCATCACGCTGCTCACCGGCGCCGACATGCCCGTCCCCGACGACGAGACCGTGCACCTGGTCGCGGCTCTGGACCGCGCCGGGGTGCAGGCCCGGATCGCCGTCTGGTCCGACGAGGAGGCGATCACCGACCCCGGTGATCTCGTCGTCGTCCGCACCACCTGGGACTACACGTTCATGCCCGACCGGTTCCTCGCGACACTGCCGCGCTGGGGGGCGACGCTGCAGAACCCGTTCCCGGTCATCGAGCGGAACGTCCGCAAGCGGTACCTGCTCGCCCTCGCCGACGCCGGAGTGCCGGTGGTGCCCACCCGGCTGCTCACCGCCGGCGAGACCCTCGGCGCGGCAACGGGTCGCATCGTGCTCAAGCCCGAGATCGCTGCCGGCGCGGACGGGATCGGACTCTTCGACGCCGACGATCCCGCGGCGGCAGCGCATCTGCAGGACCTCCATCGGCGCGGTGACGTGCTGCTGCAGCCGTACCTGGAATCGGTGCAGGACGGCGAGCGGTCGCTGGTGTACCTGGGCGGGGAGTACTCGCACGCGGTCCGCAAGGTGCCGGCGGACGGCGACTTCCGGGTGCAGCTCGAGCACGGCGGCACCACGATCCCGTACGTCCCCACACCCGCGGAGCGGCGGCTCGCCGAGGCGGCCCTGGCCGAGGTCGGGCACGACCTGCTGTACGCCCGGGTCGATCTCGTGGCCACGCCGGACGGTCCGCTGCTGATGGAGCTGGAACTGATCGAG
- a CDS encoding FKBP-type peptidyl-prolyl cis-trans isomerase yields the protein MRIRSLFVAVPLVLLAACGGTAEPVAAVNTSPTADVAGPATPAATAVGTATAAEMPTATGAFGEKPTFTFPSETPPPGLQRQVLVEGTGPEVQTGDQLVANYLGEVWGGTTPFDNSYDRGKPSVFPIGVGQVVKGWDVGLVGMKVGSRVLLTLSPSDGYGTTGRAPDITGTDTLVFVIDIVNSLGKTVFGQADAAPQPQDPAGPQVGGDLGAAPTLTIPAGLAEPTEVKTTVIAQGTGAPVVAGDVYAQYGVWDWQGAQQAASWENEGPQSIPVAAETPQLAGLIGIPVGSRVMLQIPADAASGSPASVIVLDLLFQ from the coding sequence ATGCGCATCCGGTCCCTGTTCGTCGCTGTCCCGTTGGTCCTGCTCGCCGCGTGCGGCGGCACCGCCGAACCCGTCGCGGCGGTCAACACCAGCCCGACAGCCGACGTCGCCGGCCCGGCCACTCCGGCCGCCACCGCCGTCGGCACCGCGACCGCGGCCGAGATGCCCACCGCCACGGGCGCTTTCGGCGAGAAGCCGACGTTCACCTTCCCGAGCGAGACGCCGCCGCCCGGGCTGCAGCGCCAGGTGCTCGTCGAGGGCACCGGGCCCGAGGTGCAGACCGGTGACCAGCTGGTCGCGAACTACCTCGGTGAGGTGTGGGGCGGCACCACGCCGTTCGACAACTCCTACGACCGCGGCAAGCCCAGCGTCTTCCCGATCGGCGTCGGCCAGGTCGTCAAGGGCTGGGACGTCGGCCTCGTCGGCATGAAGGTCGGTTCCCGCGTGCTGCTGACCCTGTCGCCGTCGGACGGGTACGGCACCACCGGCCGCGCCCCCGACATCACCGGCACCGACACCCTGGTGTTCGTCATCGACATCGTCAACTCCCTGGGCAAGACCGTCTTCGGCCAGGCCGACGCCGCGCCGCAGCCGCAGGACCCCGCCGGCCCCCAGGTCGGCGGCGACCTCGGTGCCGCCCCGACGCTGACCATCCCGGCTGGTCTGGCCGAGCCGACCGAGGTTAAGACCACGGTCATCGCCCAGGGCACCGGCGCCCCGGTCGTCGCGGGCGACGTGTACGCCCAGTACGGCGTGTGGGACTGGCAGGGTGCGCAGCAGGCGGCCAGCTGGGAGAACGAGGGACCGCAGTCGATCCCGGTCGCCGCGGAGACCCCGCAGCTCGCCGGGCTGATCGGCATCCCGGTCGGCAGCCGCGTCATGCTGCAGATCCCGGCGGACGCCGCGTCCGGTTCGCCCGCGTCGGTGATCGTGCTCGATCTGCTGTTCCAGTAG